In the genome of Chloroflexota bacterium, the window GGCCGCAAGCGAGCCAGCGTACAACCCGCCAGCGATCCGTTTGGACGCGGAGATCGCGGCCTTTCTCCAGCGTACGCCCGATCCCAACGCGGCAGACTTCGTCGATCGCGCGCGGGAGATCGTGGCGACCGGCGCGGCCGCGGCCCCCACCCTCGTGCGCTACACGGAAGCGAGCCCTTACGTCACCGCGACCTATGGCGAGCTCCGGCGGCAAGCCGCTCTCCTCCCGCGCGATGAAGCTCCCGACGGCACCCGCGGAGTCACCCTCGTACAGCCGTCCGATCTGCGCACCGAGCTTGCGGCGACCCTCCTCTACCGCGCCTCGAACCTGGCATACGAGCAGATCCTCAACGCGATCCGCTCCTGGCCCGTCGAGCGCCTCGATGGGCTCGCGGCGACGGCCTTCGCGTCACGCGGACCGCACGACGAACCGATCCGCGAGACTCGGGTCGGTCATCAGCTCATCTTCGACCTCTGCATCGACAACGGCGCCTTTCGCGATCTGCACCGGCATCGCAATTGCATCCAGATCGTCAAGGATTTCACGCCAGCGTACGGGTACGATGTGCCGGCGGCCGTGGTGGATGCGGACGTGGCGGACGACTATTGCGCCGCCATGGAGGAGGCGGGCGACGTAGCCGCGCGAATCGAGGATGCCGCGCCGGGAATCGGTCAGTATGCGCTGCCGCTCGGCTACCGGCGCCGCGCGCTGTTCAAGATGGATCTCGCCGAGCTGATCTATATCGTCGAAACGCGATCGAAGCCGGCGGGCCATTTCTCCTACCGAGAGATCGCCCACCAGATGCTCGACGAGGTGCGAAAGCGCTACCCGTCCCTCGCCCGATTCGTTCGCTCTACCGATCCAGACGTGGATGGGTTCTTTGAACGTTGACCGCGTTCTGCGACCGTGGGTGGCCCTGCCGCCCGCCGTCCGTCTGGCGCTCCTCGGCGCAGCCACCGCCGCCACGTACACGCTCGGGTTCGCCCTCCCCTATCCCATCTCCGTTGGCTTGGCCCGACCGCTGCAGCAGTTTGCCCGCATTACTGGTCCGTCACTCGGGCCAACGCTCGGACTCGTCGTCACCTTGCTCGTGCTTTTCGCCCTGTACCTCGCGGCCATCGCGACCGCACGCCAGTGCGCGGACCGACGCGGCATGGCGATCGTGCTGGGCGCCGGCGCGCTCTCCACGTTGGCGCTGCTCGTCACCTACCCATTGTTCTCGCTCGACATCTTCTACTACATGTCAGCCGACCGGATCTGGAGCGTGTACCACGAGAATCCCTTCGTCGTACCTCCGCTGCAAGCGGCCCACGACCCTTTTTTCCCCTACACGGCCTGGGGACACTACCCGCTGCCGTACGGCCCGCTCTGGCCATGGTTGACGCGTTTCACCGGCTCGGCGGGCGGCGGCGATATCGGCCGAACCCTTCTCGCGTTCAAGGCGCTGAGCAGCGCCGCGTATCTCCTCGCGATTCCAGCCGTGGCCTGGGCCGCAGCGCCTCTCGGACCGGGTCGGCGAGTCGTGGCGAGCTGCGCATTTGCCTGGAATCCCCTGGTGCTCATCGAGCTCGTCGGCAATGGGCACAACGACGCGGTTGCGCTCCTTCCGACGGTCCTGGCCGTCGGATTCTGGCTGCGGGGGCCGAGCGCTCCGACGGTCTGGGCGCTCTGCGTATCGTTCCTCGTCAAGGCGACGGTGGCGGTGGCGGTGCCCGCGTTTCTCGTCGCGGGTATACGTGATGCGCTCACGAGGGGGCGGTTCCGGCGCTGGATGCTGACCAGCGCGGCCCCAGTCCTCGGACTGACGGTCCTCGCCTGGCTCCCGTTTCGCAATGGACCGACGACCGGGTTCCTCCGGGAGACGCAGCAATACTTCCACAGTCCCACAGCCGTCGTCGCTGCGCTTCTTACGGCGCGGGCGCCGGAATGGCGCGCCAGCGCTGTCGAGCTGACCCAGATCCTCCTCCTCGTCTGCTTTGCCGGCTACTATTTCAGCCAGCTCCGCACTCTCTCGCAGGAGGGACCCAGAGCGCTGGGCGCTGTCTGGCGAATCTTCGTTCTCTATTTCGTCGTCGTCTCGCCCTTCTTCTCCCCCTGGTACGTGGTGTGGCCCGTCGCGACCGCTGCCATCCTGGGGAATGCGCGCACACGAGCCTTCTCGACGGCGCTATCGTTTGGAGCCATGTGCACGTACCTGGTCCAATTTGTGCTGAGGCCGGTAAGTGGTGGTCTCCCGGGTACGGCCGCGCTGGGCGCAATGTCCATAGCCGTCGCGACGGCCCCGATGCTGGCCTACTGGGCTGCGACGACGCAGACAGCGCGACGCGTTACCGGCGCGGCGTCCTGGCCAGCGAAGCGAGTCGCGGTCGCCCAGATGGAGCGCCGTCCGCGATCCGAAGGGGGCTCGGTCGTGCGAAGCCGCGCGCAATAACGCGCGCGCTGGCCAGCTCAGGCCGTTGTGGGGACGGGGGGCGCGGAGTTCGGGGCTTCGGTGCCGGTGTCCGCCCCGACCATGGCAGGCGTGTGGGTCTGGACCGTTGGCGGATCAGGCACGACCTTCCAAAATCGGGGGAGATACTCGTCCCAGTGGTCCAGGACCCGTCGCCCCTGGACGCTGCCCGTGAGCGCCACGTGTTCCTCGATGAGGGCGCGCAAGGCGTCGGCGTCGTCCGGCCGCTCGATTCGGTCGTGCTCGCACAGGCGCTCCAGCTCGACCAGCTCCGGATTCACCTTACCGGGGAAGTCTCCCGCTTCGTCCAGCACGTACGCCGTGCCGGCGGACATGCCGGCTGCGAAGTTCCTCCCGACCGGACCGAGGACGACAACGATTCCGCCTGTCATGTACTCGCAGCAGTGGTCGCCCGCGCCCTCGATCACCGTCGTGGCCCCGCTATTGCGCACGGCGAACCGTTCGCCGGCGCGGCCGGCCGCGAAGAGGTTGCCACCGGTTGCGCCGTACAGGACGGTGTTGCCCATGATGATGTTCTCGTGCGCGAGGAACTTGGCCTCTGGCGGCGGGAAAAGGATGATTTCGCCACCACCCATGCCCTTCCCGACGTAGTCGTTCGCCTCGCCCTCGAGTATGAGGCGCACGCCTTTCGTCAAAAAGGCGCCGAAGCTCTGCCCCGCGCTGCCCTTGAGGCGCACCTCCAGGGTACCGTCGGGGAGGCCATCCGCGCCGTGCCGACGCGAGATCTCGTGGGAGAGGCGTGCGCCCACGGCCCGGTTCGCGTTGGTGATGGGATAACAGAGGGCGAGGCGTGAACCCGATTCCCAGGATGTGGCGGCATCGCTCACGATCCGATCGTGGAATGGGTCCTTCGCCGGTGGGTCGTTGCGGTCCTGCATCTGCTTGATCGGTCGCGATCCCGTCGGATCCGGTGCCGCGATGATGGCGCTCAAGTCCAGCTCACCGGCACGGACGTTCGGCACCTCGTGAACTTGCTCGAGGAGATCGACCCGGCCGATGACCTCGTCGAGGCTCCGAGCGCCCAGGCTGGCGAGAATTTCTCGGACTTCCATTGCGAGGAAGGAGAAGTAGTTGATGACCATCTCAGGTGTGCCGGTGAATTTGGCGCGAAGATCCTCGCGCTGCGTCGCGATACCGGTCGGGCAGGTGTTCAGATGGCACTGGCGGGCCATGTCGCACCCCATCGCAACGACCGCGGAAGTGCCGAACCCGTATTCCTCGGCGCCCAGCATCGCAGCGATGACCACGTCACGCCCGGTCTTCAAGCCGCCGTCGGTCCGAAGACGGACGCGCCCGCGCAGGTCGTTGAGCACCAGGACCTGTTGCGTCTCCGCCAGGCCCAACTCCCAAGGGCAGCCAGCGTTCTTGATTGACGAGAGCGGCGATGCGCCGGTGCCTCCCGAGTCACCCGAGATCAGCACGTAGTCCGCGTAGGCCTTCGTGACGCCGGCTGCGATCGTTCCAACGCCCGCCTCCGAGACGAGCTTGACACCCACGTACGCGCTTGGATTGGCCTGCTTCAAGTCGTAGATGAGCTGGGCCAGATCCTCGATGCTGTAGATGTCGTGGTGAGGCGGCGGCGAGATGAGCGGGATGCCCGGGATCGCGTGCCGCAGTCGCGCGATGAAGCCATTCACCTTGTGCTTGGGTAGCTGGCCGCCCTCGCCTGGCTTCGATCCTTGAGCGATCTTGATCTCGATCTCCTGGGCTTGAGACAGGTACCACGAGGTCACCCCGAAGCGCGCAGACGCCACCTGCTTGATGCGATTGTGCGTCTGGACCCCGTTGTACGGGTGGAGATACCAGTCCGGGTCCTCCCCTCCCTCGCCGCTGTTGCTCTTGGCCCCCAGGGTATTCATGGCGATGGCGAGTGTTCGGATCGCCTCCACCGAGAGGGCGCCCAAGGACATAGCGGTCGAATAGAAGCGCCGGTAAATCTGTTCAATTGGCTCGACTTCATCCAACGGGATGGGCTTCGCGGGACGGAAGCGGATCAGGTCCCGCAGCGTGGCCGGATCGTGCTTCTGGGTGAGCGCGACGAATTCCTGATACGCCCCGTAATCGCCCTCGTGGGTTGCCTTGTGCATCGCCCGCACGACGAAGGGGTTGTATCCGTGGTATTCGCCGCTTCCACGGAACCGAACGAACCCCAGGTCCGGCAGGCCGCGCTTGCCCGTTGGGGCGCTCTGCTCGCCGAAGGCCATGGCATGCCGGCGCAGGACGTCGTCGGCGATCTCTTCCATTCCCACACCGGCCAGTCGGCTCGGGGTGCCAAAGAAGCGCGAGTCCACGAGATCGTGATTCAGGCCAATCGCCTCAAAAATCTGAGCGCCGCGATAACCGGAGAGGGCGGAGATCCCCATCTTGGACATGATCTTCAAGAGCCCGGCCTCTACGGCGGCGCGAAAGTTATCGACGGCCTGTTGTGGATCCAGCGACTCCATGCCTCGCTGGCCCGCGAACGTCCGGACGGTCTCGAATGCGAGGTAGGGATCGACGGCGCTGGCGCCGTATCCCGTCAGACAGGCGAAGTGGTGGATGTCCCAGGCGTCGCCCGTCTCGACGACGATGTCCGCCCGCATGCGCAGCCCTACGCGAATCAGGTGCTGATGGACGGCGCTGGTGGCCAGAAGCATGGGGATCGGGGCGTGCTGGGCATCGACGCCGCGGTCTGAAAGAATGATGAGGGCCTTCCCCGCGCGGATCGCGTCCTCCGCCTCTGTGCAGACCCGTTCCACGGCTTGCCCGAGACCGCCTCTGCCATCGGCCACCGGGAACAGGCACGACAGAACCTGCGACTGCAACCGCGCCTCCGGCAAGTGCTTGACGCGCTCGAGCTCGCCCTCCATCAGTACCGGGCTCGGAAACTCCACCAGGGCCGCGTGCTCCTCGGTCTCCTCCAATATGCTGAGACGCGGCCCTGCATACGTGTTGAGGCTCATCACCAGCTCTTCGCGCAGCGAGTCGATGGGCGGGTTCGTCACCTGGGCGAACCGCTGCTTGAAGTACGCATAGAACGGGCGCGTGTGGTGCGAGAGGACCGTGAGCGGCGTATCGTCCCCCATCGACCAAACGGCATCGTGCCCCTCGGCAGCCATGGGCTGGAGGACGTGCGTCAGATCCTCGTTGGTGTAGCCGAACGAGCGCTGCATCTGGATGAGATCGTGGCGAGCCTCGGCGGACCCGTTCGCGGATATGGTGAACCCGGAGCTGGGGAGCCGGAGCAGCTTTCGGCGTAGCCAGTACCCGTACGGGTTCTGCGATGCAACGCGGTGCTTGACGTCGCGATTGCGGTAGAGACGCTGGTGCTCGGTATCGACGAGGAGCATCTCGCCGGGCGCCAGCCGCCCCTTTTCCACGACGTGCGCGTCATCGATCTCGAACACGCCCACCTCGGAGGCGCTCACGACGAGGCCCGAGTCCGTCACCTTGTACCGAGACGGGCGCAGGCCGTTGCGGTCAAGACACGCGCCAGCAACGATGCCGTCGGTGAAGGCGACCGCGGCGGGTCCATCCCACGGCTCCATGAGGAGCGCATGGTACTCGTAAAAGGCCCGGAGGTCCGGATCCATGTCCGGCATCTTCTCCCAGGCCTCTGGCACCAGCATCATCATCCCGTGAGCGGGGCTTCGACCGGACTGCACGAGCAGCTCGAGCGCGTTGTCGAGGGAGGCGGAATCGCTCGCCGTCTCATCGATGACGGGCTTGAGGACCTCGACGTGCTCGCCCCAGACCTCCGAGCTCAGCTCCGCCTCTCGGGCCCGCATCCAGTTGCGGTTGCCCCAGAGGGTATTGATCTCGCCGTTGTGGGCCAGCATCCGGAAGGGCTGGGCCAGATACCAGTTCGGGAACGTGTTGGTGCTGTACCGCTGGTGGAAGACCACGATGGCGGACTCGAAGTCGGGATCGTGCAGGTCGGGGTAGAACTCACCCATCTGCGGCGCGACGAACAGCCCCTTGTAGACAACGGTGCGGGAAGAG includes:
- the gltB gene encoding glutamate synthase large subunit codes for the protein MAKRVMHRPFSPPLYDPRMEHDACGVGFVANISGERTHDLVETAIQSVVNVTHRGAVSADGKSGDGAGLLLQIPQRLFDRELHSLRMRLPHGWRLGVGMIFLPQSSRSLDRSVALIEQAVEQFGARVLGWRPVPVNPDALGEQARTTMPNIQQILVGLPSTLEDDETERRLYLIRKSVEKAANAEEIDDLYIASFSSRTVVYKGLFVAPQMGEFYPDLHDPDFESAIVVFHQRYSTNTFPNWYLAQPFRMLAHNGEINTLWGNRNWMRAREAELSSEVWGEHVEVLKPVIDETASDSASLDNALELLVQSGRSPAHGMMMLVPEAWEKMPDMDPDLRAFYEYHALLMEPWDGPAAVAFTDGIVAGACLDRNGLRPSRYKVTDSGLVVSASEVGVFEIDDAHVVEKGRLAPGEMLLVDTEHQRLYRNRDVKHRVASQNPYGYWLRRKLLRLPSSGFTISANGSAEARHDLIQMQRSFGYTNEDLTHVLQPMAAEGHDAVWSMGDDTPLTVLSHHTRPFYAYFKQRFAQVTNPPIDSLREELVMSLNTYAGPRLSILEETEEHAALVEFPSPVLMEGELERVKHLPEARLQSQVLSCLFPVADGRGGLGQAVERVCTEAEDAIRAGKALIILSDRGVDAQHAPIPMLLATSAVHQHLIRVGLRMRADIVVETGDAWDIHHFACLTGYGASAVDPYLAFETVRTFAGQRGMESLDPQQAVDNFRAAVEAGLLKIMSKMGISALSGYRGAQIFEAIGLNHDLVDSRFFGTPSRLAGVGMEEIADDVLRRHAMAFGEQSAPTGKRGLPDLGFVRFRGSGEYHGYNPFVVRAMHKATHEGDYGAYQEFVALTQKHDPATLRDLIRFRPAKPIPLDEVEPIEQIYRRFYSTAMSLGALSVEAIRTLAIAMNTLGAKSNSGEGGEDPDWYLHPYNGVQTHNRIKQVASARFGVTSWYLSQAQEIEIKIAQGSKPGEGGQLPKHKVNGFIARLRHAIPGIPLISPPPHHDIYSIEDLAQLIYDLKQANPSAYVGVKLVSEAGVGTIAAGVTKAYADYVLISGDSGGTGASPLSSIKNAGCPWELGLAETQQVLVLNDLRGRVRLRTDGGLKTGRDVVIAAMLGAEEYGFGTSAVVAMGCDMARQCHLNTCPTGIATQREDLRAKFTGTPEMVINYFSFLAMEVREILASLGARSLDEVIGRVDLLEQVHEVPNVRAGELDLSAIIAAPDPTGSRPIKQMQDRNDPPAKDPFHDRIVSDAATSWESGSRLALCYPITNANRAVGARLSHEISRRHGADGLPDGTLEVRLKGSAGQSFGAFLTKGVRLILEGEANDYVGKGMGGGEIILFPPPEAKFLAHENIIMGNTVLYGATGGNLFAAGRAGERFAVRNSGATTVIEGAGDHCCEYMTGGIVVVLGPVGRNFAAGMSAGTAYVLDEAGDFPGKVNPELVELERLCEHDRIERPDDADALRALIEEHVALTGSVQGRRVLDHWDEYLPRFWKVVPDPPTVQTHTPAMVGADTGTEAPNSAPPVPTTA
- a CDS encoding FAD-dependent thymidylate synthase, whose protein sequence is MSDERRIFSVIGTLPEPGGYAIAKFSRSARPYQEWVSELSQEGASRFYEQFYFAYGHSSIADLAHVTMITENVSIVAAIEILDEQLVDAQESSTRYQDFTRRRYYTPPELRGSPLEGAFAQTCDRLFSAYRTVHRTVLEHFERRYADQRPKEMGDDEYRRTVRARAFDVARYLLPSSTYTGLGYICSARTLERQIRRLASLPLGELKEIAAELRAAASEPAYNPPAIRLDAEIAAFLQRTPDPNAADFVDRAREIVATGAAAAPTLVRYTEASPYVTATYGELRRQAALLPRDEAPDGTRGVTLVQPSDLRTELAATLLYRASNLAYEQILNAIRSWPVERLDGLAATAFASRGPHDEPIRETRVGHQLIFDLCIDNGAFRDLHRHRNCIQIVKDFTPAYGYDVPAAVVDADVADDYCAAMEEAGDVAARIEDAAPGIGQYALPLGYRRRALFKMDLAELIYIVETRSKPAGHFSYREIAHQMLDEVRKRYPSLARFVRSTDPDVDGFFER